The following proteins are co-located in the Rhodoligotrophos appendicifer genome:
- a CDS encoding ABC transporter ATP-binding protein — translation MMVDPSIIAQGPHAGTVLVRLQNLTVTYTGMRTPAVKDVSFAIKQGQVVGLVGESGSGKSTVGRQLLSHRGPGLTVAGQVLIDDVDILTLPEGELRKMRGAKIAFVPQNPTTALNPAIRVGAQIAEILSVHRSVADHAEARTRVLDLFRSVGFPQPEHFVDRYPSQLSGGQQQRVTIAMAIACNPDVVVFDEPTTGLDVTTQRQIIDLLLNLKKHARMTMLYITHDLLLLRELADVIGVMYAGQLLEIGGVDEVFDTPLHPYTQGLLASVPGIEANRYPKLRGITERAQAPDGGCPFAPRCEYVEVRCTTPAFACRSSASALMEHHAQCWKVGELLFAEAHPGAGLDSNRLVPQNIEPAVLHIDSLSVRYAPTGFFRREDGVAAVESASLSVGRGEILALIGESGSGKSSLARAICGAAPVVSGTVHLNNELVSRKLSGRTREQIRRLQYIFQNPDASLNPRMTIRATLERPLGTLFGIWGQTAEPKIGSILDEVGLDRKFATRMPGELSGGERQRVAIARALLAEPDILICDEVLSALDVSVQARVLDLFAALRTSRNLALLFISHDLTTVRQIADRIAVMYRGRIVSHGPTHAMLDGPAHPYVASLLASAPGMARKVESKPLAPSAIPVPEACQFFDRCDHRMPGLCDRVPPPLRRTPLGSEVLCQLAPEEMPMPSRPMG, via the coding sequence ATGATGGTTGACCCGAGCATCATCGCCCAGGGGCCACATGCAGGCACAGTGCTGGTCCGGCTGCAAAATCTCACCGTCACCTATACCGGCATGCGAACGCCAGCCGTCAAGGATGTCTCTTTCGCCATTAAACAAGGTCAGGTCGTGGGCTTGGTCGGCGAGTCCGGTTCCGGAAAGAGCACGGTCGGCCGCCAACTCTTGTCCCACCGCGGTCCGGGCCTGACAGTAGCAGGACAGGTCCTCATCGACGACGTCGATATACTGACACTTCCGGAGGGCGAGCTCAGGAAAATGCGTGGCGCCAAGATCGCCTTCGTTCCGCAAAATCCGACCACCGCCCTTAATCCAGCAATCCGGGTCGGAGCGCAGATTGCCGAAATCCTTTCGGTGCATCGCAGCGTCGCTGATCACGCCGAAGCCAGAACGCGCGTGCTCGACCTGTTCCGCTCGGTTGGTTTCCCCCAGCCGGAGCACTTCGTCGACCGCTATCCCTCGCAGCTGTCAGGCGGCCAGCAGCAGCGGGTGACGATCGCGATGGCGATTGCCTGTAACCCAGACGTGGTGGTTTTCGACGAGCCTACGACCGGTCTCGACGTTACGACCCAGCGTCAGATCATCGATCTGCTGCTCAACCTCAAAAAACACGCACGCATGACGATGCTGTACATCACTCATGACCTGTTGTTGCTGCGTGAGCTCGCAGACGTCATCGGCGTCATGTATGCCGGCCAACTGCTCGAGATCGGCGGCGTCGATGAGGTCTTCGACACGCCGCTGCATCCCTACACACAAGGGTTGCTGGCTTCGGTGCCGGGCATTGAGGCTAACCGATACCCAAAGCTGCGCGGAATTACAGAGCGGGCACAGGCGCCCGATGGCGGCTGTCCCTTCGCACCTCGATGCGAATATGTAGAGGTTCGCTGTACAACGCCTGCCTTCGCGTGCCGGTCCTCAGCGTCGGCCCTCATGGAGCATCATGCGCAATGCTGGAAGGTCGGCGAGCTCCTTTTCGCTGAAGCGCACCCTGGCGCCGGCCTCGACTCCAACAGGCTTGTTCCTCAGAATATTGAGCCAGCAGTCCTCCACATCGACTCCCTGTCGGTCCGTTATGCTCCAACCGGCTTTTTCCGTCGCGAAGACGGCGTGGCGGCTGTCGAGAGTGCGAGTCTTTCGGTTGGTAGGGGAGAAATTCTGGCTCTGATCGGGGAATCCGGCTCAGGCAAGTCGTCCCTTGCGCGCGCGATTTGCGGGGCGGCACCCGTAGTTTCCGGCACGGTTCATCTCAATAATGAACTGGTCAGTCGAAAGCTCAGTGGCCGCACCCGCGAGCAGATCCGCCGCCTCCAATACATCTTTCAGAATCCTGACGCCTCCCTCAACCCGCGGATGACCATCCGCGCGACACTGGAACGGCCGCTCGGTACTCTGTTCGGCATCTGGGGTCAGACGGCAGAACCGAAAATTGGCAGCATCCTTGATGAGGTCGGGTTAGATCGGAAATTCGCGACCCGGATGCCTGGTGAATTGTCGGGGGGCGAGCGTCAGCGGGTGGCCATTGCGCGGGCGCTCCTGGCCGAGCCTGATATTCTGATCTGCGACGAGGTCTTATCAGCGCTGGACGTATCGGTGCAGGCCAGGGTCCTCGACTTGTTCGCCGCACTACGCACCAGTCGAAATCTTGCCCTCCTTTTCATATCCCACGACCTGACGACGGTGCGGCAGATCGCGGATCGTATCGCTGTCATGTATCGAGGCCGGATCGTCTCCCATGGCCCCACCCATGCCATGCTGGACGGCCCCGCGCATCCGTATGTCGCCTCATTGCTCGCCTCCGCGCCGGGAATGGCCCGGAAGGTCGAAAGCAAGCCGCTGGCCCCCTCCGCAATTCCCGTGCCCGAAGCCTGCCAGTTCTTCGACCGCTGCGACCATCGCATGCCTGGGCTATGTGATCGCGTTCCACCCCCACTACGCAGGACGCCGCTGGGTTCCGAAGTGCTCTGCCAGCTCGCCCCGGAGGAAATGCCAATGCCCAGTCGTCCAATGGGGTAG
- a CDS encoding ABC transporter substrate-binding protein, whose amino-acid sequence MRRSHGFVAFSLVASLSLPGISHAAECVRVIGTESSLPNITLDPALQVTTDDSLGVAAIFNKLVKLSDDGLQPVPDLAESWSVSDDGKTWTFKLRPGIKFSDGKPLSAKDVAYSFKRIIDPAVGSSAANTLSFLKAENIKAIDDLTVEFKTENVVAELPTFFGIKQAYVVQDGAKSEDLRVKPIGTGPFTVETFSPTETRRVLRKNSNYWKPGLPKAECLEISIMLEEVTRTAAIQSGQADLMLSIGASSAPILKADPNIEVMLAPPASYLTIAMWSDTKPFDDVRVRQAVKKAIDRQVLVDTVMLGMAVPGNDSPIPPSWPSAYSPNAPKQDIEGAKKLLAEAGHPNGIDIELNTAESGGMLGLAQAVQQMTAPAGIRIQLVNNPGDTYWDTVWLKRPFFTSTWQSRPPGEALSYLFSSNAKYNEGRWKNPEFDALIASARTELDDAKRVELYKKAQTLLAEQGSVIVPFFYQSVYAMRKACDGFSPPLQVISPNFETVTCSDR is encoded by the coding sequence ATGCGCCGATCTCACGGCTTTGTTGCATTTTCGCTCGTTGCTTCGTTATCTTTGCCCGGAATTTCTCATGCCGCCGAATGCGTCCGGGTGATCGGCACCGAGAGCAGTCTTCCCAACATCACTCTTGATCCAGCACTACAGGTGACGACCGACGACAGCCTGGGTGTGGCAGCAATTTTCAACAAGCTGGTCAAGCTTAGCGACGACGGATTGCAGCCGGTGCCAGACCTCGCTGAGTCTTGGTCCGTCTCGGATGATGGCAAGACCTGGACCTTCAAGCTTCGTCCAGGGATCAAATTCAGTGACGGCAAGCCTTTGAGCGCCAAGGACGTAGCCTACTCATTCAAGCGGATTATCGATCCGGCAGTCGGGTCGTCGGCGGCGAACACGCTAAGTTTCTTAAAAGCAGAGAACATCAAAGCGATCGACGACTTGACCGTAGAATTCAAGACCGAAAATGTCGTTGCAGAACTCCCCACGTTCTTCGGGATCAAACAGGCCTATGTGGTGCAGGACGGTGCTAAGTCTGAGGATCTGCGCGTGAAGCCGATCGGTACCGGTCCTTTCACCGTCGAAACCTTCAGCCCCACCGAGACGAGGCGTGTCCTTCGCAAAAACTCGAACTATTGGAAACCCGGCCTGCCTAAGGCCGAGTGCCTCGAGATTAGCATCATGCTGGAAGAGGTCACGCGTACAGCGGCGATCCAATCCGGTCAGGCCGATCTGATGCTCAGCATCGGGGCTTCGAGTGCTCCAATCTTGAAGGCGGACCCCAACATCGAAGTCATGTTGGCGCCGCCGGCCTCCTATTTGACGATCGCCATGTGGAGCGACACGAAGCCATTCGACGACGTCCGCGTGCGGCAGGCTGTCAAGAAGGCGATCGACCGCCAGGTTCTGGTCGACACAGTGATGCTGGGCATGGCGGTCCCAGGCAATGATAGTCCGATCCCGCCAAGCTGGCCGAGTGCCTATAGCCCTAACGCCCCTAAGCAGGACATTGAGGGCGCAAAGAAGCTGCTCGCCGAGGCGGGACATCCGAATGGCATCGACATCGAGCTGAATACGGCTGAATCCGGCGGAATGCTCGGGCTTGCACAAGCCGTCCAGCAGATGACCGCACCGGCCGGCATTCGCATTCAACTCGTCAACAATCCTGGTGACACTTACTGGGATACGGTCTGGCTGAAGCGACCCTTCTTCACTTCCACTTGGCAGAGCCGTCCGCCCGGAGAGGCCTTGAGCTATCTGTTCTCCAGCAACGCAAAGTACAACGAGGGTCGCTGGAAGAATCCCGAATTCGATGCTCTTATTGCGTCAGCAAGAACTGAGCTCGATGACGCAAAGCGCGTAGAGCTGTACAAGAAAGCGCAAACCTTGCTTGCCGAACAGGGCTCGGTCATCGTGCCCTTCTTCTATCAAAGCGTCTATGCGATGCGGAAAGCCTGCGATGGTTTTTCGCCCCCGCTCCAGGTCATCAGCCCGAATTTCGAGACGGTGACCTGCTCGGATCGGTAG
- a CDS encoding gamma-glutamyltransferase family protein, whose translation MMRNFHFPGRSSVHGTSYMAASSHPLSTAAAVGILARGGNAVDAAIAASAVLGVVEPEQCGIGGDCFALIAPPGSAPIAVNGSGRAPQAANAHWYLDRGISEINPDTAHAVTVPGAVHAWSEMSRAYGTMALDALLAPAIDLAEHGHAVHERVAWDWANYSVMMRERPELAALYLSDGKPPSPGQVTRQLRLADSLRQIASEGAGALYGGSLGKRLVAHLAGHGGLHSLEDFASHRTEFVTPISVPFGSGEVIQCPPNGQGITTLLMLEMLNGLKRPADPLGIERIHQLLEAYAIAKLERDSQVGDPEFSTDPKILLDPIFVAGLRRRFRPSLDPLRSEARTMGSDTAFVCVVDRERTAVSCINSVFKSFGSGLVAPNTGFPLHNRGVGFVVSPGHPNCIGAGKRPLHTIIPGMMMQGGRPIIVFGMVGGDFQPLGQVLMLQNMVEYGMDPQAAIDFPRVYPVGGKLRIEEGIPETLCAGLSDLGYDLERSVSPIGLAQAIRIDWQNGVLTAGSDGRADGCAFGW comes from the coding sequence ATGATGCGAAATTTCCACTTTCCTGGACGGTCCTCGGTGCATGGCACGTCATACATGGCCGCCAGTTCACACCCGCTCTCGACTGCGGCGGCGGTCGGCATCCTCGCTCGGGGCGGAAACGCCGTCGATGCGGCGATCGCTGCAAGCGCCGTTCTGGGCGTCGTCGAGCCGGAGCAATGCGGAATCGGCGGCGACTGCTTTGCCTTGATTGCTCCCCCCGGCTCCGCACCAATTGCCGTAAATGGCAGCGGGCGGGCGCCACAAGCCGCCAATGCACACTGGTACCTGGATCGCGGGATAAGCGAGATTAATCCAGACACAGCCCACGCAGTTACCGTTCCCGGTGCCGTCCACGCCTGGTCGGAGATGTCGCGCGCCTATGGCACCATGGCGCTTGATGCGCTGCTCGCTCCTGCGATCGATCTTGCCGAGCATGGGCATGCTGTCCATGAGCGAGTCGCCTGGGATTGGGCAAACTATAGCGTCATGATGCGTGAACGACCTGAACTTGCCGCGCTCTATCTTTCCGATGGCAAGCCCCCTTCACCGGGCCAGGTAACTCGACAGCTGCGCCTTGCCGACAGCCTCCGGCAGATCGCCTCCGAAGGTGCCGGCGCCCTGTATGGCGGATCCCTTGGGAAACGCTTGGTGGCCCATCTGGCCGGCCACGGCGGACTTCACAGCCTCGAGGATTTTGCCTCACATCGAACGGAGTTTGTCACGCCAATCAGCGTGCCGTTCGGTTCAGGCGAGGTGATTCAATGTCCGCCCAATGGTCAGGGAATCACGACGCTGCTTATGCTCGAGATGCTGAACGGGTTGAAACGCCCCGCTGATCCCCTAGGCATCGAACGTATCCACCAGCTGCTCGAGGCCTATGCGATCGCGAAGCTGGAGCGTGACAGTCAAGTGGGAGATCCCGAATTTTCCACAGATCCAAAAATCTTACTCGATCCAATCTTTGTCGCGGGTTTGCGGAGGCGCTTCCGTCCCTCCCTCGATCCGTTGCGATCTGAGGCCCGGACGATGGGGTCGGATACAGCGTTTGTCTGCGTCGTCGACCGAGAACGAACGGCGGTGTCCTGCATCAACTCAGTCTTCAAGAGCTTCGGCAGCGGGCTCGTCGCACCAAATACCGGCTTTCCATTGCACAATCGGGGTGTGGGTTTTGTCGTCTCCCCAGGACATCCCAACTGCATCGGTGCCGGCAAACGGCCGCTGCACACGATTATCCCGGGAATGATGATGCAGGGCGGCCGCCCTATCATCGTCTTCGGGATGGTGGGTGGCGATTTTCAGCCGCTCGGCCAAGTCCTCATGCTGCAGAACATGGTGGAATATGGCATGGATCCTCAGGCGGCAATCGACTTTCCGCGGGTCTATCCAGTTGGTGGCAAGCTGCGGATCGAGGAGGGAATTCCCGAAACCCTGTGCGCCGGGCTGTCTGACTTAGGCTATGATCTTGAAAGGTCGGTCTCGCCAATCGGTCTCGCCCAGGCGATCCGGATCGACTGGCAGAACGGCGTCCTCACGGCAGGCTCGGACGGCCGAGCCGATGGATGTGCTTTTGGCTGGTAG
- a CDS encoding IclR family transcriptional regulator yields MTRAASEGDAERTVRNGAMNASPVKSAARVLQIFEMFAVIKRPAPLKEIVERLEYPQSSTTVLLKSLVQLGYLHYDREARRYFPTTKISQLSHWLDSRLDDRILALMEEISRATGETVLLASRNDQFIQYQKVIDSSHEIRFHIVEGSQLPLTRTSLGWMFLSQMPLATAERLCKQINARLADKGQKTNINDIAERLKDISDKGYCYLPNLPLRAGGCISMMLPAINGSETFAVGVGGLVDRLNDQLGQILTVMRNAVSRLQSGYQTPTADGPD; encoded by the coding sequence ATGACCCGCGCCGCCTCTGAAGGAGACGCCGAGCGTACCGTCAGAAACGGTGCTATGAATGCTTCACCAGTAAAGTCGGCGGCACGGGTGCTGCAGATTTTTGAAATGTTCGCTGTCATCAAACGACCGGCTCCATTGAAGGAGATCGTGGAACGTTTGGAGTATCCTCAATCAAGCACGACGGTTTTGCTGAAGAGTCTGGTCCAGCTCGGCTATCTTCATTACGATCGGGAAGCCCGACGTTATTTCCCGACCACGAAGATCAGTCAGCTCAGTCATTGGCTGGACAGCCGGCTGGACGACCGTATTCTAGCTTTGATGGAGGAGATTAGCCGTGCCACAGGAGAAACAGTCCTCTTGGCGTCAAGAAACGACCAGTTTATCCAGTACCAAAAGGTTATCGATTCTTCGCACGAGATTAGGTTCCACATTGTGGAAGGGAGTCAGCTCCCGTTGACGAGAACGAGCCTCGGCTGGATGTTCCTGAGCCAGATGCCGTTGGCAACGGCGGAGCGGCTTTGTAAGCAGATCAATGCTCGCCTCGCGGATAAGGGCCAAAAAACCAACATCAATGACATCGCAGAGCGCCTGAAGGACATAAGCGACAAGGGCTATTGTTACCTGCCTAACCTGCCCCTGAGAGCCGGCGGCTGCATATCTATGATGCTTCCCGCAATCAATGGCAGCGAGACTTTTGCTGTCGGCGTGGGTGGCCTGGTAGATCGGCTGAATGATCAACTGGGGCAGATTCTCACAGTTATGCGTAACGCGGTCTCAAGGCTCCAAAGCGGATATCAAACACCCACGGCAGACGGGCCCGACTAG
- a CDS encoding NADPH-dependent FMN reductase, giving the protein MARPLFILGIGGTTRLGSSTEAAIRHCLNAASARGAETALLSGPELELPMYSPARAGQNAAAARLVALLRRCDGLILGSPGYHGSISGLMKNALDYVEEMREDPSPYLEGRAVGCIACAAGWQAAGSTLAAMRSVVHSLRGWPTPLGATINSALSPFDPSGRCTEAGVGQQLEIIGRQVVDFAHLQAGAQERSENAAAA; this is encoded by the coding sequence TTGGCACGTCCCCTTTTTATCCTGGGCATCGGCGGCACGACGCGACTTGGCTCTTCGACCGAGGCAGCCATCCGCCATTGTCTGAACGCAGCATCCGCGAGGGGCGCTGAAACGGCATTGCTGTCTGGCCCTGAGCTGGAGTTGCCGATGTACTCCCCTGCCAGGGCCGGCCAGAACGCCGCGGCGGCGCGCCTTGTTGCGCTCTTGCGGCGCTGCGACGGGCTCATTCTGGGGTCACCCGGATATCACGGCTCGATCTCGGGTTTGATGAAGAATGCCCTAGACTATGTGGAGGAGATGCGGGAAGACCCCTCACCCTATCTGGAGGGTCGCGCAGTAGGATGCATCGCGTGCGCGGCCGGTTGGCAAGCCGCCGGTTCCACCCTCGCGGCAATGCGCAGCGTCGTTCACTCCTTGCGGGGCTGGCCGACACCTTTGGGCGCAACGATCAACAGCGCCTTGTCGCCATTCGATCCATCGGGCCGATGCACCGAGGCCGGCGTGGGGCAGCAGCTTGAGATCATCGGGCGCCAAGTTGTCGATTTTGCACACCTGCAGGCCGGAGCACAGGAGCGTTCGGAAAACGCGGCTGCAGCCTAA
- a CDS encoding LLM class flavin-dependent oxidoreductase: MKASLFCLPSVGSRAEIEAGMAGQRNDLYQRMLAEMSELIRMADDLGYDSVSFTEHHFHIEGFEVSNNPVMLDLYFAMQTKRIRVGQLGIVLPAQNPIRVAEDIAMLDHMSGGRACAGFARGYQRRWVDIMAQQTHGVRGALPHEHDQIDAANREAFEENFQLIKKCWTEQMITFDGKYWKVPAGRTPWTLDTTQKWGAGVEDGILKSIGVVPKPLQKPYPPVFLPFASSENSVRWAAREGVTAILPPMHSSYENPLYDVYAEVSGRPRGDGTGLLRDVIIADTDEEALKLWEDSGRFSTRAWFEPFGFRKHTMDPGANRYPTPQEAIELGYALVGTVDTVTRALEANMKRQKVDWLFCYTYNALIPHAKLMKSVERFWTEVMPRFN, translated from the coding sequence ATGAAGGCGTCCCTCTTTTGTTTGCCAAGTGTTGGATCCCGCGCCGAGATCGAGGCCGGGATGGCCGGTCAGCGTAATGATCTCTACCAGCGAATGCTGGCTGAAATGTCCGAACTCATCCGCATGGCCGACGACCTCGGCTATGACTCGGTGAGCTTCACCGAGCATCACTTTCATATCGAGGGTTTCGAGGTCTCTAATAATCCGGTGATGCTTGATCTCTACTTCGCGATGCAGACGAAGCGGATCCGTGTAGGGCAGCTGGGGATTGTGCTTCCCGCACAGAATCCGATCCGGGTCGCAGAAGACATCGCCATGCTGGATCACATGAGCGGTGGGCGGGCCTGCGCCGGCTTCGCTCGCGGTTACCAGCGCCGGTGGGTCGACATCATGGCCCAGCAAACCCACGGAGTACGTGGAGCGCTTCCTCACGAGCATGACCAGATCGATGCAGCGAACCGAGAGGCATTCGAGGAAAATTTCCAGCTCATCAAGAAGTGCTGGACTGAGCAGATGATCACCTTTGACGGGAAGTACTGGAAGGTGCCGGCAGGCCGTACACCTTGGACGCTTGATACCACGCAGAAATGGGGTGCAGGCGTTGAGGATGGAATTCTGAAATCGATTGGCGTGGTACCCAAGCCTCTCCAGAAACCGTACCCGCCCGTGTTTCTGCCATTTGCCAGTTCAGAGAACAGCGTTCGTTGGGCCGCGCGGGAAGGGGTCACGGCTATCTTGCCACCGATGCATTCGAGCTACGAGAACCCTCTTTACGACGTCTATGCCGAAGTCTCAGGACGCCCACGGGGTGATGGTACGGGTTTGCTGCGCGACGTCATCATCGCAGATACCGATGAGGAAGCACTGAAGCTGTGGGAAGACTCAGGACGCTTTTCCACCCGAGCCTGGTTCGAGCCGTTCGGCTTCCGAAAGCATACAATGGATCCGGGAGCCAATCGCTATCCAACCCCCCAAGAGGCCATCGAGCTGGGTTATGCTCTGGTCGGTACCGTTGACACCGTGACCCGCGCTTTGGAAGCAAACATGAAGCGCCAGAAAGTCGATTGGCTGTTTTGTTACACCTATAATGCGCTCATTCCCCATGCCAAACTGATGAAGTCGGTCGAGCGCTTCTGGACGGAAGTCATGCCCAGGTTCAATTGA
- a CDS encoding HpcH/HpaI aldolase family protein translates to MAFGTFVFSRDPAVTEIVAAAGFDLAVIDTEHAPLGVGEIIDHLRAGNAAGLSCWVRVAGYNPAEVGRLLDLGAQGILFPHYGMQPDEAANALSALRYAPEGSRPTCTGIRASSYGVGSFADYTKRANSEVMGIGLIEDAEVVDRIEEVIEACTLTAVMPGGGGDLATSMGLHGQGTHPRVIGAARKVVETAKRKPGLKVGVYVSDLAGAEEWRALGADFLVYSIDYKVLSAAYSGIRQALA, encoded by the coding sequence ATGGCCTTCGGAACTTTCGTGTTTTCGCGCGACCCAGCAGTCACTGAGATCGTAGCGGCCGCCGGGTTCGACTTGGCTGTGATAGACACTGAACACGCCCCCTTAGGAGTCGGTGAGATCATCGATCACCTGCGCGCAGGAAACGCAGCCGGACTATCCTGCTGGGTCCGAGTTGCCGGCTACAATCCAGCAGAGGTGGGCAGACTTCTCGATCTTGGCGCCCAGGGGATCTTGTTTCCTCACTACGGGATGCAGCCCGATGAGGCCGCGAACGCCCTAAGCGCTCTGCGCTATGCGCCCGAGGGAAGCCGCCCGACCTGTACTGGAATTCGCGCCAGTTCCTATGGCGTCGGGAGCTTCGCCGATTACACGAAGCGCGCCAATAGCGAGGTGATGGGCATCGGTCTTATCGAAGATGCCGAGGTGGTTGATCGCATCGAGGAAGTCATTGAGGCCTGTACACTGACGGCAGTCATGCCCGGCGGCGGAGGCGATTTGGCGACCTCAATGGGTCTCCACGGTCAGGGAACGCATCCCCGTGTGATCGGTGCGGCGCGGAAGGTCGTCGAGACTGCCAAGCGGAAGCCGGGCCTGAAGGTCGGGGTCTATGTCTCAGACCTGGCTGGTGCCGAGGAGTGGCGCGCCCTGGGAGCTGACTTCCTGGTTTACTCCATCGACTACAAGGTCCTTTCCGCGGCCTATTCAGGCATAAGGCAGGCTTTGGCTTAG
- a CDS encoding ABC transporter substrate-binding protein, translating into MKVLRTAFAALLCLVAQAGLQSAVAQEPVRIGLIDDQSSVYSGLGGKGTVIAVQMAIEDFGGKALGQPIEFRSADHLNQPDLALSLASAWLDRDKFDVILGGGSSAALLAVQNMMKAKPTKTLMVTGSSNLDFAGKACTENSMQFAPNNYVLLAPTIKALTDQDQKKWYLLSSDNAGGKTARSVATKKLEQFGGSVSGTALFPLDSTDFSSFLLQAQATTPQVLGLSTSGSPLVALVKQSREFGLQASGIQMALLAAFITDIHSIGLEAAQGLVFSTIFYWDRNEKTRDFAKRFFAKDGGMPTQMHAAAYAATIHYLQAVETAKTADATKVIPLMREKHIDNPLFEDAYVREDGAVIWPAYFVQVKTPAESKDPWDYYTIKATISGQDANLSIKDQGCPRFAGQ; encoded by the coding sequence ATGAAGGTGCTAAGAACGGCTTTTGCCGCGCTGCTCTGCCTGGTTGCACAGGCGGGGCTACAGTCGGCGGTAGCTCAAGAGCCGGTACGTATCGGGCTCATCGACGACCAGAGCTCGGTCTATTCGGGCCTGGGAGGCAAAGGGACGGTGATCGCCGTCCAAATGGCAATTGAGGATTTTGGCGGCAAGGCTCTGGGTCAGCCTATCGAGTTTCGCTCCGCCGATCATCTCAACCAGCCTGACCTCGCTTTAAGCTTGGCTTCAGCCTGGCTAGACCGAGACAAGTTCGACGTCATCCTCGGCGGCGGCAGTTCCGCTGCTCTGCTGGCGGTTCAGAACATGATGAAGGCCAAGCCAACCAAGACCTTGATGGTCACCGGCTCGTCCAATCTCGATTTCGCGGGCAAGGCCTGTACTGAGAACTCAATGCAGTTCGCCCCGAATAACTACGTGCTACTGGCGCCGACGATCAAAGCGCTCACCGATCAAGACCAGAAGAAATGGTATCTGCTGTCGAGCGACAATGCCGGAGGCAAGACGGCACGCAGCGTTGCAACGAAGAAGCTGGAGCAGTTCGGTGGCTCGGTTTCGGGCACGGCACTGTTTCCTCTAGACTCAACGGATTTCTCGTCTTTCCTGCTGCAGGCACAAGCGACCACGCCGCAGGTGCTGGGGCTGTCAACATCAGGCTCACCGCTGGTTGCTCTGGTTAAGCAGTCGCGGGAGTTTGGCCTCCAGGCCTCGGGCATTCAGATGGCTCTGCTGGCGGCCTTTATCACCGACATCCACAGCATCGGCCTCGAGGCGGCACAAGGCTTGGTGTTCTCGACGATATTCTACTGGGATCGCAACGAGAAGACCCGCGACTTTGCTAAGCGGTTCTTTGCCAAGGACGGCGGGATGCCGACCCAGATGCATGCTGCCGCTTATGCAGCAACCATCCATTACCTGCAGGCTGTCGAGACAGCCAAGACGGCCGACGCGACCAAGGTCATCCCCTTGATGCGCGAGAAGCACATCGACAATCCGCTCTTCGAGGACGCCTATGTGCGCGAGGACGGTGCGGTCATCTGGCCTGCCTATTTCGTCCAGGTAAAAACGCCGGCAGAATCTAAGGACCCCTGGGACTATTACACGATCAAGGCCACAATCTCAGGGCAGGATGCCAATCTGTCGATCAAGGATCAAGGCTGTCCGCGTTTTGCCGGCCAGTGA
- a CDS encoding ABC transporter ATP-binding protein has protein sequence MPATSDIVLRTEGLTKEFSGFVAVSDVSLSVRRGTVHALIGPNGAGKTTVFNLLTGFLPPTSGQIFYKGEDVTRDRPAAIARRGMVRSFQISAVFPHLSVRENIGIALQRATGTSFFFWRHEKSLNYLNARIESLAAQFRLLDALDIPTVELPYGRKRALEIATTLALEPDLLLLDEPMAGLGRDDIDRVSGFIRDLANERTVLMVEHNLSVVARISDVITVLTHGQVLAEGPYAEISRNPKVLEAYVGTAHAMPAQEERT, from the coding sequence ATGCCCGCAACGTCCGACATCGTGCTGAGGACCGAAGGTCTGACCAAGGAGTTTTCCGGCTTCGTTGCCGTCTCCGACGTTAGCCTTTCGGTTCGCCGCGGCACGGTCCACGCGCTCATAGGTCCTAATGGCGCCGGCAAGACGACTGTCTTCAACCTCTTGACAGGCTTCTTGCCACCCACGTCCGGGCAGATCTTCTATAAGGGCGAGGACGTCACCCGTGATCGCCCTGCCGCCATCGCCAGGCGCGGCATGGTGCGGTCATTTCAGATCTCGGCGGTGTTCCCACATCTCAGCGTGCGGGAGAACATAGGGATTGCGCTCCAAAGAGCGACGGGCACGTCGTTCTTCTTCTGGCGACACGAGAAGTCTCTGAATTACCTCAACGCTCGTATCGAGAGCCTCGCAGCGCAATTCCGGTTGTTGGACGCACTGGACATACCGACCGTTGAACTCCCTTACGGGCGAAAGCGAGCACTCGAGATAGCCACCACCCTGGCTCTGGAACCCGACCTGCTGCTCCTGGATGAGCCGATGGCCGGCCTCGGCCGCGATGATATCGACCGTGTCTCAGGCTTCATACGCGACCTGGCCAACGAACGCACAGTGCTGATGGTGGAGCATAATCTTTCCGTCGTCGCCCGTATCTCGGATGTTATCACGGTTTTGACGCACGGCCAGGTGCTGGCGGAAGGGCCCTATGCGGAGATTTCACGGAATCCCAAGGTCCTCGAAGCCTATGTCGGTACGGCTCACGCGATGCCGGCGCAAGAGGAGCGGACCTAG